A single region of the Candidatus Protochlamydia amoebophila UWE25 genome encodes:
- a CDS encoding DUF3987 domain-containing protein, protein MDNTSKNFGKQENEYIDSEIRAAELERQCKEQTNQKTSVAYAPLPLQRSSFPAKPYPFDALGPIAGAAARRIHEVVQAPDATCGQSFLRVLSLCWQGFVDVKIDGRRYPTSLFLLTVSDSGERKSATDKIALKPINDWQKLLVDQHKKQLIDYKNKLEI, encoded by the coding sequence ATGGATAATACTTCAAAAAATTTTGGTAAACAAGAAAATGAATACATTGATTCTGAGATTCGTGCAGCTGAATTAGAAAGACAGTGTAAAGAACAAACTAATCAAAAAACCAGCGTAGCTTATGCTCCATTGCCTCTGCAAAGATCTAGTTTTCCTGCCAAGCCTTACCCTTTTGATGCATTAGGTCCTATAGCAGGAGCTGCAGCTCGTCGGATTCACGAAGTTGTACAAGCGCCTGATGCAACTTGTGGACAAAGTTTTTTAAGAGTTCTTTCTTTGTGCTGGCAGGGATTCGTGGATGTTAAAATTGATGGGAGAAGATACCCAACCTCTCTTTTTCTATTAACAGTTTCTGACAGTGGTGAACGCAAAAGCGCCACAGATAAAATTGCTTTAAAACCAATCAATGACTGGCAAAAGCTGCTTGTAGATCAACATAAAAAACAGTTAATAGATTACAAAAACAAACTTGAAATCTAG
- a CDS encoding GNAT family N-acetyltransferase: protein MVDNKQIFTPVIKTERLVLRQWCEDDLEPFAKLNADPRVMEWFPSTLSRLESDDLAKRISPKLQEQGWGLWAVSIPDISSFIGFIGLAVPTFNAHFTPAVEVGWRLAYEYWGKGYATEGALAALKYGYEALNLKEIVSFTTVANQRSRHVMEKIGMHHDPKGDFDHPKLPKDHLLKKHVLYRMNHNEWRVL from the coding sequence ATGGTCGATAATAAACAGATCTTTACTCCCGTTATTAAAACAGAACGTCTTGTTCTACGTCAGTGGTGCGAAGACGATTTGGAGCCTTTCGCTAAGCTTAATGCAGATCCACGTGTTATGGAATGGTTTCCATCTACTTTAAGTCGCTTGGAAAGCGATGATCTAGCTAAACGCATTTCGCCCAAATTGCAAGAACAAGGATGGGGATTATGGGCAGTGTCTATTCCAGATATTTCTTCTTTTATTGGCTTTATTGGCTTAGCTGTCCCTACCTTCAACGCTCATTTTACGCCTGCAGTAGAAGTTGGCTGGCGACTAGCTTATGAATATTGGGGGAAAGGCTACGCTACTGAAGGTGCTTTAGCTGCTCTGAAATACGGATATGAGGCGTTAAATCTCAAAGAAATTGTTTCTTTTACAACAGTAGCAAATCAACGTTCTAGGCATGTCATGGAAAAGATTGGCATGCATCATGATCCAAAAGGCGATTTTGATCATCCCAAACTACCAAAAGATCATCTGCTGAAAAAACATGTGCTTTATCGTATGAATCATAATGAATGGAGAGTTTTATAA